The following proteins are co-located in the Hydractinia symbiolongicarpus strain clone_291-10 chromosome 7, HSymV2.1, whole genome shotgun sequence genome:
- the LOC130649454 gene encoding uncharacterized protein LOC130649454: MAGEDVKNIIELDDDFFVTEEMLSDFTVYESCEVEVSFVEDLLEEENEVDAGYLGIPQIVFVDEEDVDMVVDNNSTKNVKFVCSKCKKQYFKEAYYKKHTLICKKPTDPETTTVARKTLDDSKNKSTTTISTKQVKSKSNQSLSITDHELQQEKMNFVRDAMVKISKDPINNIVVKGFKTPGNRVKELANSILNAGSDVLDIISENVVCRIFKELQKSNLLTGSGKESLWRKVHELAQDDKFRQHWKHVLPKGYCIDSQEFSMLLQKFVMELIKILVAHENKNRHVEKSLDLKLTTEEQTVLYYVSGYIIFSLRKKYQRLADSKNKVVAVAALQFLNSLKVSGDDKLQVYSFLDYTRSWVDQVSRGYLIKVNDDMFIFCRRIENVIRKVLNLNMLKKYKGEDIRELFENELMKDSLIDQAWVILSRYLGNEKLSKILKAQIIKKWCDIRAKAYVTAYIQVVRRKLASLASEKKEKLTVVLSKKGEPAMRKKLN, encoded by the exons ATGGCAGGCGAAgacgttaaaaatataatagaatTGGATGATGACTTTTTTGTGACGGAAGAAATGTTGTCAGATTTTACTGTTTACGAAAGTTGTGAGGTGGAAGTATCGTTTGTGGAAGATCTGttggaagaagaaaatgaagTAGATGCTGGATATTTGGGTATTCCTCAAATAGTATTCGTTGATGAAGAAGATGTGGACATGGTGGTTGATAACAACAGTACCAAAAATGTGAAGTTTGTGTGCAGCAAGTGcaaaaaacagtattttaaaGAAGCTTACTACAAGAAACATACTCTGATATGTAAAAAGCCAACAG ATCCAGAAACAACAACAGTGGCAAGAAAAACTCTTGATGactcaaaaaataaatcaactacAACAATTTCCACAAAACAAGTTAAATCAAAATCGAATC AATCTTTATCCATCACCGATCATGAGCTGCagcaagaaaaaatgaattttgttcGTGATGCTatggttaaaatttcaaaagaccCAATCAATAACATTGTTGTGAAAGGATTCAAAACACCTGGAAATCGTGTCAAAGAATTAGCCAACTCAATTTTGAATGCTGGGAGTGATGTTTTGGACATTATTTCTGAAAATGTAGTGTGTCGCATATTTAAAGAATTGCAAAAATCTAACCTACTGACTGGTTCAGGAAAAGAATCTCTTTGGAGAAAAGTGCATGAACTTGCACAAGACGATAAATTCAGACAACATTGGAAACATGTATTACCTAAAGGATACTGCATTGACAGTCAAGAATTCTCTATGTTGTTGCAGAAATTTGTTATGGAGTTAATAAAAATACTAGTAgctcatgaaaacaaaaatcgaCATGTCGAAAAAAGTCTTGACTTGAAACTCACAACTGAGGAACAAACTGTTCTGTATTATGTTTCAGGATACATAATTTTCTCGCTACGTAAAAAATACCAAAGATTAGCAGATTCGAAAAACAAAGTTGTTGCTGTGGCTGCATTGCAGTTTCTGAACTCATTGAAAGTTTCAGGTGATGATAAACTGCAGGTATATAGTTTTCTGGATTATACAAGATCTTGGGTGGACCAAGTCAGCAGAGGATACCTGATAAAAGTCAATGatgacatgtttattttttgcagaagaATTGAAAACGTtattagaaaagttttaaatttgaacatgttgaaaaaatataaaggagAAGATATACGGGAACTTTTCGAAAATGAACTTATGAAGGACTCTTTAATTGATCAAGCCTGGGTCATACTTTCACGGTATCTTGGAAATGAGAAGTTATCGAAAATTCTCAAAGCTCAGATCATTAAAAAATGGTGTGACATCAGAGCAAAAGCATATGTCACTGCATATATACAAGTAGTTCGACGCAAACTTGCTTCTCTAGCATCGGAGAAAAAAGAGAAGTTGACTGTAGTCTTATCTAAAAAAGGTGAACCAGCaatgagaaaaaaacttaaCTAA
- the LOC130649448 gene encoding structural maintenance of chromosomes flexible hinge domain-containing protein 1-like — protein MMSTNGMMDSPPGVSLFKDNDSYVSTPPREHKVLLSHESVDKIVRLSPDWSYGRFMKKVASLFPALKKKFTLIDADFQELDEKGFASLKTSTMRETWLLVRERESNDESSNSHSIVLEKPRYELLKYDVHPNALTQSGSYHFSECYQAFCEFIDNAVQATNSNSSAEGRNINLYIFLKQRIACIFDNGSGMTSEGMKAFASYFLSQQDRGLEKEPGSTYGFMDGNISKFGVGATQAGFYLGETIKVVTKKTDSPFVTEISISKKKLHERAKYSLPVFEDYKCIRSPGDNRTLEDDEKCLSDLVKMETSFDHFSMVIIKDVHSKHVDYMSEDCCDDLAKNLAHVYHYYLHGIHGRLNKLEFDRITTNGLHQSTKQNVSIKVIVNELGVSPKEIIVNQIKNDLQSLYQAKMKSVFSFCLELKLAENSTPQVVQGCLMYFPNESGEETLPNANEEHVNSNTPEPMFECFWQGRLAPLSYVNRLDFCLKPENRTRKQKDLLPDICFKRLRGLLFFNRCTPVSNNKLKILLDTRRDLSDALSDASASRRLPHEFRQWLEQCHREFDCEIIYEHPLPDAQQPHDGNKFYAQIIMITSSGKVVYTSGDTVKIDTRPVLYGQAKYFIKKEKATEVGSIIFTKLPEEVYGDMYDERPVMRLAGKPDATMLNKVFSAERMLLPKMIRVYQGVNKTEEVPSKMEFRAGEEMKQYTNFWVSVYNGESPAKVITEIHKRKIAVQVKATGRNPLTNSLPIENRFGFKSFYLDKVGVYDVVFTALLGGTPCNVEKKLEINMLPNFAEIVNLLENSPELVGLGEKVISFTLSFHDVFENYTTLFKDNQKTVKLTCSCEHLIIKGLKESYKPNKDGKLTVSGISVEPEAGYQLSLSRDYEFWVVAEGIGDVMFPFRLITGPAEKIKTTQLETLEFENYSNFPEFEVKILDKWNQPAITQDKSHRLALTCDAFPQKTLFSTISNGKAKFPTSAIKVEGLKSMETRQVKISLVVSETHKKKLTIKNVLKEFSVVNIRVTPSNVCQKILVTEKGKDVVLDDNHFTTDATAGSVVRHLKVVGFSENGKRLTDEEFVAQEPKVSATWAEVNSKLLPLLPDCPVSNIIQMNVHNVQCICHYNGFEIRNEAKLRISVTAGEPRKWSFQPLTLQVGCGKKKNLREAVKIIVLDSHHNQTTPNSNILPIINVQHNEKNETVVYNGEVVLEKNEFRFTTDSILSGHVGQVTLSVQDEENRLSKDSIALQLDSGHASQLTLTCTSFGEELTDDGEHVLHMHYNSTLPSHLFCSIRDEFGNSTPTKTAVALVWKPKNTGSDSSKKSNAKGEVIFQSHQIKCLAKSGDVRIKLSTPEVTSIKPSWIRIKVLQCNKVTKVILSFLNPTKVTAADGLPVISISHETEDGVTAQDFKNNISLDITHPLGDNIDPLKLYPVKLRTIKNGVLICKPIEKFQLQKTGTWRFQCEYTEKRSEIVNIVSNVRLKSDVLQLLVFAGPAVKLSLSIKEDTCLFASSTADIRGRTLLPIQTKGSTTHASIFASDVFGNAVSYNKLVNLWVEACEATKDVILPQLEKMCTSFMMKGLETHLSQISLMERIGNKIGFYYLVFSSPPLEPCRVKFSFSTNEEFEKVSQELVPYQRELEIVRRELKEKQDLHIMRKNDVNRIKQSVQTFFSGAQPSVQDIDIQIAKVRNSYYEVELREQHLRQGRKDANYPPYNVRQYIKGLVCELAYVSDENLCRILSWYAQSKMKVALCETREQQRKVYDLGCPAYSESLIVGFNRRGHNTQDTDLLPIDLPRPPNGFRSQIDFAVNLLEFTEENRHLRSTLYWSVFSRTIVVSDLEQAQRYREHVVKLKQPCPAILTLTGDLIASDGLMDPSRKCPPKMTMLRYTFGELPLKQRNEFQTLQTSLHTLEELRRARVNADVAGETVKQCQIELRQKDALLSPKIQELQKRLDAIRKSTDAIRKSTDLTRKGTDLTRKSTDSTRKAYSPPKKKRR, from the exons ATGATGTCAACTAATGGAATGATGGACTCTCCTCCTGGTGTATCCTTGTTTAAAG ACAATGATTCCTATGTCTCCACACCTCCACGCGAACATAAAGTTCTTCTTTCTCACGAGTCTGTTGACAAGATAGTACGCCTATCCCCTGATTGGTCCTATGGAAGGTTTATGAAGAAAGTAGCATCATTATTTCCAGCCTTGAAGAAG aaatttacgtTAATAGATGCTGATTTTCAAGAATTGGATGAGAAAGGCTTCGCATCTTTAAAAACATCTACCATGAGAGAAACGTGGCTTTTA gtGCGAGAAAGAGAATCTAATGATGAAAGTTCTAATAGTCATTCAATTGTATTGGAAAAACCACGTTATGAACTTTTAAAATATGACGTTCATCCCAACGCATTGACACAAAGTGGTAGCTACCATTTTTCCG AATGTTATCAAGCATTTTGTGAATTTATTGACAATGCTGTACAAGCAACAAACAGTAATTCAAGTGCAGAAGGGCGAAATATAAACCTGTATATATTCCTAAAACAG AGAATAGCTTGTATATTTGACAATGGTAGTGGTATGACATCTGAAGGGATGAAAGCATTCGCAAGTTACTTTCTGTCTCAACAAGATAGAGGCTTAGAGAAAGAACCAGGCTCAACATATGGCTTTATGGATGGCAATATTTCTAAATTTGGAGTTGGTGCCACTCAAGCA ggTTTTTATCTTGGTGAAACAATCAAAGTGGTCACAAAGAAGACAGATTCACCATTTGTGACTGAAATTTCTATTTCAAAG AAAAAACTACATGAGAGAGCAAAATATAGTCTGCCTGTTTTTGAAGATTACAAATGCATACGTAGTCCAGGTGACAACCGTACTCTTGAAGATGATGAGAAATGCTTATCTGATCTG GTGAAAATGGAAACATCTTTCGACCATTTCTCTATGGTTATAATTAAAGATGTCCATTCAAAGCATGTTGACTACATGTCCGAGGATTGTTGTGACGATCTAGCTAAAAATTTAGCACAtgtttatcattattatttgcACGGTATACACGGCAGGTTAAACAAATTGGAGTTTGACCGAATCACAAcc AATGGTCTTCACCAAAGTACAAAGCAAAACGTATCAATCAAAGTAATAGTTAATGAACTTGGTGTGTCACCAAAAGAAATAATTGTCAATCAAATAAAGAATGATTTGCAAAGTTTATATCAAGCTAAAATGAAAtctgtgttttctttttgtctTGAACTCAAACTGGCAGAGAATAGTACACCACAGGTTGTACAA GGATGTTTGATGTACTTTCCCAATGAATCTGGAGAGGAGACACTTCCAAATGCAAATGAGGAGCATGTTAACAGCAATACACCAGAACCtatgtttgaatgtttttggCAAGGACGTTTAGCTCCATTGTCTTACGTAAATAG ATTGGATTTCTGTTTGAAACCAGAAAATAGAAcgagaaaacaaaaagatttaCTGCCTGACATTTGCTTTAAACGATTACGtggcttgttgttttttaatcgaTGTACACCTGTATCAAATAACAAATTAAAGATTTTGCTCGACACCAGGAGAGATTTGTCAGATGCTCTGAGTGATGCTTCTGCATCCAGGCGATTACCACATGAATTTCGTCAGTGGCTTGAACAGTGCCACAGAGAGTTTGACTGTGAG ATTATCTATGAACATCCACTACCTGATGCTCAACAACCACATGATGGAAATAAGTTTTACGCACAAATTATTATGATAACTAGCTCTGGTAAAGTTGTGTACACATCAG GTGATACGGTAAAAATTGATACACGACCTGTTCTTTATGGTCAAGctaaatattttatcaaaaaagaaaaagctacTGAAGTTGGATCAATCATTTTTACTAAACTTCCTGAAGAGGTGTATGGAGATATGTATGATGAAAGACCTGTTATGAGATTGGCTGGAAAACCAGATGCTACCATGCTAAATAAAGTATTTAGCGCTGAACGAATGCTTTTGCCTAAAATGA tAAGGGTTTACCAAGGTGTCAACAAAACTGAGGAGGTGCCATCAAAAATGGAGTTTAGAGCAGGAGAGGAAATGAAGCAATACACAAATTTTTGGGTATCTGTTTATAATGGTGAAAGTCCAGCAAAAGTGATCACTGAAATACATAAGCGAAAGATAGCAGTGCAAGTGAAA GCTACTGGAAGAAATCCTTTAACAAATAGTCTTCCAATTGAAAACAGATTTGGATTCAAATCATTTTACTTAGACAAAGTTGGAGTGTATGATGTAGTTTTTACTGCGCTGCTTGGTGGAACACCATGTAATGTTGAGAAGAAACTGGAGATAAATATGTTGC CAAATTTTGCAGAAATTGTCAACCTTTTGGAGAATTCTCCCGAACTAGTTGGACTGGGAGAGAAAGTAATATCTTTTACCTTATCCTTTCATGAtgtatttgaaaactacaccaCACTGTTCAAAGACAACCAAAAGACTGTCAAATTAACATGCTCTTGTGAGCATTTGATTATAAAAGGTTTAAAAGAATCATATAAACCAAACAAAGATGGGAAACTGACAG tctCTGGTATAAGTGTTGAACCAGAGGCTGGATATCAGTTAAGTTTATCCAGAGATTACGAATTTTGGGTAGTGGCTGAAGGAATTGGTGATGTCATGTTTCCCTTCAGATTAATAACAG GCCCTGCTGAAAAGATTAAAACCACACAGCTAGAGACACTtgaatttgaaaactacagtaaCTTTCCTGAATTTGAAGTGAAAATACTAGATAAATGGAACCAGCCAGCCATTACCCAAGACAAGTCACATCGTTTAGCACTAACATGTGATGCCTTTCCACAGAAGACACTTTTTTCAACTATTTCTAATGGAAAAGCCAAATTTCCAACCAGCGCCATAAAGGTTGAAGGTTTAAAAAGCATGGAAACTAGACAAGTTAAGATATCACTAGTAGTTTCAGAAACTCACAAAAAGAAATTGACCATCAAGAATGTGTTAAAAGAGTTTTCAGTAGTAAATATTAGGGTCACTCCGAGCAACGTTTGTCAAAAAATCTTAGTGACAGAGAAAGGTAAAGATGTTGTTCTGGATGACAATCACTTCACAACTGATGCTACAGCAGGATCAGTAGTAAGACATTTGAAAGTAGTTGGATTCAGTGAAAATGGAAAAAGGTTAACAGATGAAGAATTTGTTGCACAAGAACCAAAGGTATCAGCTACCTGGGCAGAG GTGAACTCAAAATTATTGCCTCTATTACCAGACTGTCCTGTCTCCAATATTATCCAAATGAATGTACATAATGTGCAGTGCATTTGTCATTACAATGGTTTTGAGATTCGCAATGAAGCCAAACTGAGAATCTCAGTCACTGCTG gagAACCAAGAAAATGGTCCTTTCAACCACTTACTCTTCAAGTGGGATGTGGAAAGAAAAAGAACCTTCGTGAAGCAGTAAAGATCATAGTGTTGGATAGTCATCACAACCAAACAACACCAAACAGTAATATTCTACCTATCATTAATGTTCAACATAATGA aaagaaCGAAACTGTTGTGTACAATGGTGAAGTTGTGTTGGAGAAGAATGAATTTAGATTCACGACAGATTCCATTTTATCTGGACATGTCGGTCAAGTCACCCTAAGTGTTCAGGATGAAGAGAATCGATTATCTAAAGACTCCATAGCATTACAACTTGACAGTG GACACGCGTCCCAATTGACACTCACTTGTACATCATTTGGTGAAGAACTAACAGATGATGGCGAACATGTGTTGCACATGCATTACAATTCAACATTACCCTCTCACCTATTTTGCTCCATAAGAGATGAGTTTGGCAACAGCACACCAACTAAGACAGCAGTGGCACTGGTGTGGAAACCAAAAAATACTGGAAGCGATTCCAGCAAAAAGTCAAATGCAAAAGGAGAAGTTATTTTTCAATCACATCAGATCAAATGTTTGGCAAAGAGTGGGGATGTGAGGATTAAATTAAGCACACCAGAAGTTACTTCCATTAAG ccTTCGTGGATACGAATCAAAGTGTTACAGTGTAACAAAGTCACGAAAGTCATTCTTTCCTTTTTGAATCCTACCAAGGTTACTGCTGCTGATGGACTACCAGTAATTTCT aTTTCGCATGAAACAGAGGATGGAGTGACAGCTCAAGACTTCAAAAATAACATTAGCTTAGACATAACACACCCTCTTGGAGATAACATAGACCCGCTGAAGCTATATCCAGTGAAACTACGCACTATTAAAAATGGTGTTCTAATTTGTAAACCAATTGAAA AATTCCAATTGCAGAAGACTGGAACATGGCGTTTTCAGTGTGAATACACAGAAAAAAGATCAGAAATTGTTAATATTGTTAGTAATGTGCGTCTGAAAAGTGATGTGTTGCAGCTTCTTGTATTCGCAG GTCCAGCAGTTAAGTTGTCATTAAGCATTAAAGAAGATACTTGCTTGTTTGCATCCAGTACCGCAGATATTCGTGGTAGAACGCTGTTGCCTATCCAAACAAAAGG TTCTACCACACATGCTTCCATATTTGCATCAGATGTGTTTGGCAATGCTGTCAGCTATAATAAATTGGTCAATTTGTGGGTTGAAGCATGTGAAGCGACGAAAGATGTGATCTTGCCTCAACTGGAGAAAATGTGCACGTCTTTTATGATGAAAG GATTGGAAACTCATTTGTCACAGATTTCTTTGATGGAGAGGATTGGAAACAAGATTGGTTTCTACTATCTTGTTTTCTCTTCACCACCCCTGGAACCGTGCCGAGTGAAGTTTTCTTTCAGCACAA aTGAAGAGTTTGAAAAAGTATCTCAAGAATTGGTTCCTTACCAAAGGGAACTTGAAATAGTTCGTAGAGAACTCAAAGAAAAGCAAGACCTGCATATCATGCGAAAGAATGAT GTTAATCGTATCAAACAAAGCGTACAAACCTTCTTTAGTGGAGCACAACCGAGTGTACAAGATATTGATATACAGATTGCAAAAGTGCGAAATAGCTACTATGAGGTCGAACTTCGTGAACAACATTTAAGGCAGGGTAGAAAGGACGCAAACTATCCACCTTATAATGTGCGGCAATACATAAAAG GTTTGGTGTGTGAATTGGCGTATGTTTCTGATGAGAATTTGTGTCGTATTCTATCATGGTATGCTCAAAGTAAAATGAAAGTCGCCCTGTGCGAAACGCGAGAACAGCAGCGTAAGGTGTACGATTTAGGCTGTCCAGCTTACAGTGAGAGTTTAATTGTTGGTTTTAACAGGAGAGGACATAATACGCAAGATACAGATCTGTTACCCATAGATTTGCCTCGCCCACCCAATGGTTTTCGCAGTCAAATCGATTTTGCTGTTAATTTACTGGAGTTTACAGAAGAGAACCGTCATTTGCGTTCGACGTTATATTGGTCGGTGTTTAGTCGTACGATTGTTGTGTCAGACTTAGAACAAGCTCAGCGCTACCGCGAGCATGTTGTGAAGTTAAAACAACCATGCCCGGCTATATTGACGTTGACCGGTGATTTGATAGCCTCGGACGGATTAATGGATCCGTCTCGGAAGTGCCCGCCAAAGATGACTATGTTAAGGTACACGTTCGGTGAGTTACCGCTAAAACAACGAAACGAGTTTCAAACATTGCAAACTAGTTTACATACTTTAGAGGAACTACGACGAGCAAGGGTTAACGCTGATGTAGCAGGAGAAACTGTAAAACAATGTCAAATAGAACTGCGCCAAAAAGACGCACTCCTAAGTCCGAAAATACAAGAACTTCAAAAAAGATTGGACGCAATTCGCAAAAGCACGGATGCTATTCGCAAAAGTACGGATTTAACCCGAAAAGGCACGGATTTAACCCGAAAAAGCACGGACTCAACTCGGAAGGCATATAGTCCACCAAAAAAGAAAAGGCGATGA